The following proteins are encoded in a genomic region of Populus nigra chromosome 16, ddPopNigr1.1, whole genome shotgun sequence:
- the LOC133675737 gene encoding probable inactive leucine-rich repeat receptor-like protein kinase At3g03770: protein MGHCSLFLLSCLLWSFLITGTHQLQSSQTQVLLQIRKHLEYPSQLEIWNNHGMDLCYLSPSTQVNMTCQNNVVTELRIMGDKPAKVNNFVGFAIPNQTLSGSFSMDSFVTTLSRLTSLRVLSLVSLGIWGPLPDKIHRLSSLEYLDLSSNNLFGSIPPKISTMVKLQTLNLDDNFFKGTVPNWFDSLSNLTILSIRNNQLKGAFPSSIQRVTTLVDLILSGNDLSGKLPNLDRLSKLNVLDLSGNSLDSDLPSMPKGLVMAFLSNNSLSGEVPGQYSQLSQLQHFDMSFNKLSGKLPASLLSLPNISYLNLASNMLSGSLPDHLNCGSKLQLVDISNNRLTGGLPYCLSTESGNRVVKFGGNCLSVDLRHQHAESSCIDVPVKRKPSGEKKIVVLVGVIAGIFVIIVLLAFGLLMVCKRYCPLGISEQHLLHKAAQEKSVTGFSSEILSNASFISEAANLGIQGRPACRSFTIEELKEATNNFNNSAILGDGSHGKLYRGTLENGTQVAIRCIPSSKKYSMRNLKLRLDLLAKLRHPHLVCLLGHCIDGGEQDYTVNKVFLVYEYVSNGNFGAYLSEDSPGKVLNWSERLAVLISVAKAIHFLHTGVIPGFFNNRLKANNILLDEYGIAKLSDYGLSIVSEAAGTCGENGEGPKSWQLERLEDDVCSFGFILLESLVGPSVSARRDKFLLDELASCSSQEGRQKLLSPIVLATCSQESLSTVVTITNKCICSESWSRPSFEDILWNLQYAVQVQGTADGEHHR from the exons ATGGGGCACTGTAGTTTGTTTCTTCTGTCATGTCTTCTGTGGAGTTTTCTCATTACTGGTACTCATCAATTACAATCCTCACAAACACAAGTCCTTCTTCAGATAAGGAAGCATTTAGAGTATCCAAGTCAACTAGAAATTTGGAATAATCATGGAATGGATTTATGCTATTTATCTCCATCCACACAAGTTAATATGACATGCCAGAACAATGTTGTCACCGAGCTTAGAATTATGGGAGACAAGCCAGCCAAGGTCAATAACTTCGTGGGATTTGCAATTCCAAATCAAACTTTATCAGGAAGCTTCTCTATGGATTCTTTTGTGACCACTCTTTCAAGGCTAACCAGCTTGAGAGTTCTTAGTCTTGTGTCTTTAGGCATTTGGGGTCCCCTTCCAGACAAAATTCATAGGTTGTCTTCACTTGAATATTTGGATTTGAGTTCAAATAATCTCTTTGGTTCCATCCCCCCTAAGATTTCTACAATGGTGAAACTTCAAACTCTTAACCTTGACGACAATTTCTTCAAAGGTACAGTCCCGAATTGGTTCGATTCATTGTCTAATCTGACAATTCTAAGCATAAGGAACAACCAGTTGAAAGGTGCATTTCCATCTTCAATCCAGAGAGTAACCACACTTGTTGATCTTATTCTTTCTGGCAATGATTTATCCGGGAAGTTGCCGAATCTTGACAGGTTAAGTAAACTGAATGTGCTAGATTTGAGTGGAAACAGTTTAGATTCTGATCTACCTTCAATGCCTAAAGGGTTGGTCATGGCTTTCCTTAGCAACAACTCCTTGTCTGGTGAGGTTCCAGGGCAATATAGCCAGCTGAGTCAGCTTCAGCATTTTGATATGTCATTCAATAAACTAAGTGGAAAACTCCCTGCTTCCCTTCTCTCATTGCCCAACATCAGCTACTTGAATTTGGCATCAAATATGTTAAGTGGTTCACTTCCAGATCATCTAAACTGTGGCAGCAAACTCCAGCTTGTTGATATATCTAATAACAGATTAACTGGTGGATTGCCTTATTGTTTGAGTACTGAATCAGGAAATAGAGTGGTAAAGTTTGGTGGAAATTGCTTATCTGTTGATTTACGTCATCAGCATGCAGAATCATCTTGTATAGATGTTCCTGTAAAAAGGAAACCAtctggagagaaaaaaatagtagtATTAGTTGGTGTGATTGCTGGTATATTTGTCATTATAGTTCTCCTGGCTTTCGGTCTTCTCATGGTGTGCAAAAGATATTGCCCTCTAGGGATATCGGAGCAGCATTTGTTGCACAAAGCAGCACAAGAGAAATCAGTGACAGGATTCTCCTCTGAGATCCTCTCTAATGCAA GCTTTATTTCTGAGGCTGCAAATTTGGGCATACAAGGTCGCCCAGCTTGCCGATCATTCACAATAGAAGAGTTAAAGGAAGCAACAAACAACTTTAATAACTCTGCCATTTTGGGCGATGGTTCACATGGAAAG CTTTACAGAGGAACGTTAGAGAATGGAACCCAGGTTGCTATAAGGTGCATACCTTCATCAAAGAAATATTCGATGCGAAATCTTAAACTCAGGCTGGACTTGCTTGCAAAGCTTCGCCACCCGCATCTGGTTTGCCTTTTGGGACACTGCATTGATGGTGGGGAACAAGATTACACTGTGAACAAAGTCTTTCTTGTATACGAATATGTTTCTAACGGCAACTTCGGAGCTTATCTCTCTG AGGACAGTCCTGGAAAGGTTCTAAATTGGTCAGAGAGACTGGCAGTGCTAATTAGTGTCGCAAAGGCTATTCATTTTTTGCATACTGGAGTTATTCCTGGTTTTTTTAACAATCGATTGAAGGCAAACAATATCCTGCTTGATGAGTATGGGATAGCAAAGTTGAGTGACTATGGACTTTCCATCGTCTCTGAAGCAGCTGGAACTTGTGGG GAAAATGGAGAAGGCCCTAAATCATG GCAATTGGAAAGATTAGAGGATGATGTTTGTAGCTTTGGCTTCATATTACTTGAATCACTCGTTGGCCCTTCAGTATCCGCCAGAAGAGACAAGTTTCTACTAGATGAATTG GCATCTTGTAGCAGCCAAGAGGGGCGCCAAAAATTGTTAAGCCCAATTGTTCTGGCCACATGCTCACAAGAATCTTTATCAACTGTGGTTACCATAACGAACAAATGCATATGTTCTGAATCATGGAGTCGTCCATCATTTGAGGACATTCTTTGGAACTTGCAGTATGCAGTTCAGGTCCAGGGAACAGCAGATGGTGAACACCATCGATGA
- the LOC133675738 gene encoding probable adenylate kinase 7, mitochondrial, whose product MIALSRHSSTAKAAVPAVYRLFNITLSRFFSTAGAAAEAQLEPDYYYYNEPPRRNPLGAMDDTENSVPGRGVQWAFIGSPRAKKRVYAETLSKLLEVPCISMASLARQELNPRSSLYKQIANAVNRRMLVPEDIIFGLLSKRLEDGYYKGETGFILDGIPRSRLQAEILDQLVEIDLVVNFRCTDDSLVKHQEEGIWKERVYAEQSKPLEDYYQKQKRLLDFQVGSAPAENWQGLLAALHLQHINAACSSKKPTTSSSML is encoded by the exons ATGATCGCGCTGAGCCGCCATTCCTCCACCGCAAAAGCGGCAGTACCGGCTGTTTACCGTCTGTTTAACATCACTTTGAGCAGGTTCTTCAGCACTGCAGGTGCAGCAGCTGAGGCGCAGCTGGAACCCGACTACTACTACTACAACGAGCCGCCCCGACGCAACCCGCTTGGCGCCATGGATGACACAGAAAATTCGGTTCCAGGAAGAGGAGTGCAGTGGGCGTTTATAGGAAGCCCACGCGCGAAGAAGCGCGTGTATGCTGAGACTCTCTCGAAGCTTCTGGAAGTACCTTGCATTTCCATGGCTAGTCTCGCTCGCCAAGAACTTAATCCTCGCTCTTCTCTGTATAAACAG ATTGCAAATGCTGTGAATCGTAGGATGCTTGTTCCAGAGGATATAATTTTTGGCCTGTTATCAAAGAGGTTGGAAGATGGGTATTACAAAGGTGAAACTGGTTTTATTCTGGATGGAATTCCTCGTTCACGGTTACAAGCT GAGATTCTTGATCAACTTGTGGAGATTGATTTGGTCGTGAATTTTAGGTGCACTGATGATTCCTTGGTGAAACACCAAGAAG AAGGTATCTGGAAAGAGAGAGTCTATGCTGAACAG AGCAAGCCACTAGAAGATTATTACCAGAAACAAAAAAGGCTTCTTGACTTTCAAGTAGGCAGTGCACCAGCAGAGAATTGGCAGGGGCTATTGGCTGCATTGCATCTACAACACATAAATGCTGCGTGCTCTTCAAAGAAACCGACCACATCATCTAGCATGCTCTGA
- the LOC133675077 gene encoding protein ROOT INITIATION DEFECTIVE 3-like: MGKGNGSDEVLVVCSDRNMGTGIAMWDMETGDRIMHIPTCASPLHGLLCLRDQFLVASQVNKHGSVGGGAIFTWSLNKPQQPLRSYPLEAIGPLGCTKDGLFLAGGSPSGNVYLWEVAGGRLLKTWRAHSRCLKCLIFSNDDSLLISGSEDGVVCVWSMVSLLDTEDFGSSCSLLHYSSEHTSSITGLLTTSGIANSTFISSSLDATCKAWDVFSGRLIQTQDYPLGITAIVTDPAEQLLFAGSMDGRIFVSVLDIGLLEDPFAVAGDEPVALKGHNGSIMALTFSSVGLISASEDCTVCLWDVVSQVIIRRFNHQKGAVTNLVVIPRSSLHSASNHRRVSNQFRVSVLSKCPQPANSSNGILTLLHTCSSPKDHQASVDLRRTNSLDQQIFEMEQEQTPAAMQMKVETSMDHRTWARRMTNHVMEMNRHLQSRLLDLMQTRLLLATENDSPTTGKSKKLKIESPPLEQQEKISQPPS; the protein is encoded by the exons ATGGGAAAGGGAAATGGAAGCGATGAGGTTTTGGTGGTGTGTAGTGATAGGAATATGGGGACGGGGATAGCTATGTGGGATATGGAAACAGGAGATCGTATTATGCATATACCAACTTGTGCCTCTCCTCTTCATGGCTTGTTGTGTCTGAGAGATCAGTTTCTTGTAGCTTCTCAGGTTAACAAACATGGGTCTGTTGGTGGCGGGGCTATCTTCACTTGGTCATTGAACAAG CCTCAACAACCTCTTCGAAGCTACCCGCTTGAAGCCATCGGGCCACTTGGTTGCACCAAGGACGGCCTGTTTCTTGCAGGTGGTTCTCCGTCTGGAAATGTTTACCTCTGGGAG GTTGCAGGTGGAAGATTACTGAAAACCTGGCGTGCGCATTCCAGGTGCTTGAAATGCTTGATTTTCTCTAATGATGACTCTCTTCTTATTTCTGGTTCAGAAGATGGTGTGGTCTGTGTGTGGTCTATGGTTAG CTTGCTAGATACAGAAGATTTTGGAAGCTCATGTTCATTGTTGCACTACTCGTCGGAGCATACATCCTCCATCACCGGTCTGTTGACAACATCAGGCATTGCAAACTCAACTTTTATATCAAGTTCTCTTGATGCTACATGCAAG GCTTGGGACGTGTTCTCAGGTAGGCTTATACAAACTCAGGATTATCCACTAGGGATAACTGCAATCGTCACTGATCCAGCAGAGCAGCTCCTGTTTGCTGGAAGCATGGATGGAAGAATATTTGTTAGCGTGCTTGATATTGGACTCCTGGAGGATCCTTTTGCTGTTGCCGGAGATGAACCAGTTGCTCTAAAAGGACACAA TGGATCTATAATGGCTTTGACCTTCAGCTCGGTGGGTCTGATATCTGCTTCTGAGGATTGCACTGTCTGTCTCTGGGATGTCGTTAGCCAGGTGATCATACGAAGATTTAACCATCAAAAAG GGGCAGTAACCAATCTTGTAGTGATTCCACGGTCTTCGCTGCATTCTGCATCAAACCATCGAAGAGTTTCCAATCAGTTCCGCGTTTCAGTGCTCAGTAAGTGTCCTCAGCCAGCCAACTCATCTAATGGGATTCTCACTCTCCTTCACACATGTTCTTCCCCCAAGGATCATCAGGCTTCTGTGGATCTCAGAAGAACCAATTCATTGGATCAGCAAATATTTGAGATGGAG CAAGAACAGACACCTGCAGCCATGCAAATGAAGGTAGAAACAAGCATGGACCATCGTACATGGGCTAGAAGGATGACAAATCATGTCATGGAAATGAACAGGCATTTGCAATCTCGTCTGCTCGACTTGATGCAGACTCGATTGTTATTAGCTACTGAAAATGATTCACCCACTACAGGAAAGAGTAAGAAGCTGAAGATCGAAAGTCCGCCACTAGAACAACAAGAGAAGATATCACAACCCCCTAGTTAA